The DNA window GAGCGTCAGAACTCAAAAAACCCGCGAATTCACAGGCAGGCATATGCTGTTCACCATCCTTGCCTTCTTCGGGGTGGTCATCGCGGTCAATCTGACGATGGCCACGCTCGCCAATACGAGCTGGACCGGCCTTGTCGTCGAAAACACCTATGTGGCGAGCCAGCAATTCAACAAGAAGGCCGAGGAGGGTCGCGCGCAGGCAGCCCTTGGCTGGACCGGCAAGCTGACCATCGCATGGGGTGAAGTTCGCTATGGCCTCACCGACGACGCCGGCAAGCCGGTTCCCTTGCACGGCGTCAAGGTGCTGTTTCGCCATCCCGCCTACGAGAAAGAGGACAAGTCGGTCACCCTCGCACCCTCCTCGGACCAGGAATTCGCAGCCCAACACATGCCGAAAGACGGCGTCTGGATTGTCGAGGTCGACGCCGATGCCGGTCTGGATAAACCATACCGCGACGTGCGCCGGATCATGATTTCCCATGGAGCGCTGCAATGAGCTGTTGTGCACCGGGCGCCGAAATGGCGCTTGATCTGGTCAACACCGGATCGGTCCTGCCGTCCAGCCAGGAGATCAGGCTAGCGAGCCGATCGCTTGGCGATGATCTTCACCAGACCGACCTCTCAGTCCCCGCGGTTCATTGCGCGGCCTGCATCCAGGCGATCGAGACAGCACTGGGAAAGCTCGATCAAGTCGAGAGCGCTCGTGTCAACCTGTCGACGAAGCGGGTCGCGGTCCGCTGGCGTGGAAACCAGGTACCACTATTCGTCGCCGCGCTGGGACGGCTGGGTTACGAGGCGCATCTGTTCGACCCCGAGGTCGACAACAGGGACAAGACGCTTTCGGAGCTGATCCGCGCCGTTGCTGTCGCCGGCTTTGCGGCGGGCAATATCATGCTGCTTTCAGTCTCGGTCTGGTCCGGCGCCGAAGGCGCAACGCGGGATCTGTTTCATTGGGTCTCAGCGCTGATCGCGATCCCGGCACTGGCCTTCGCCGGCGGCATCTTCTTCCGGTCGGCCTGGAACGCGTTGCGCCACGGCCGCATGAACATGGACGTGCCGATCGCGGTCGGGGTGTCGCTTGCCTACGCCATGAGCCTCTATGAGACGATCAACCATGGCGATCACGCCTATTTCGACGCGTCGGTATCGCTGCTGTTCTTCCTGTTGATCGGCCGCACGCTGGATCATGTCATGCGGGAGCGCGCCCGGACCGCCGTGAAAGGCCTGTCGCAGCTGGCGGCGCGTGGCGCCATGGTTCTGCGCAGCGATGGTACACGCGACTACCTGCCGGTTGGCGAGATCGAACCAGGCATGCTGCTGCTGATCGCAGCCGGCGAAAGGATCCCCGTCGACGGCAAGATCATTCAGGGGACCTCGGATCTGGACTGCTCGTTGGTTTCTGGCGAGAGCACGCCCCGAAACGTGGCGCCAGGCGGACCCGTGCAGGCCGGCGTCCTCAATCTTACCGGCTCGCTGACAATCGAGGCGACAGCCGCCGCGAAGGATTCGTTCCTGGCGGAAATGGTTCGGCTGATGGAGGCTGCGGAGGGCGGCCGGGCGCATTATCGCCGGATCGCCGACCGCGTTTCGGCGCTCTACGCTCCGGTGGTTCATCTGACCGCCTTCGTGACGTTCCTTGGCTGGATGGCGGCAACCGGCGACTGGCATAGGGCGATAACCATCGCCATTGCCGTTCTTATCATCACATGCCCGTGCGCGCTCGGCCTCGCCGTGCCGATCGTTCAGGTGGTCGCCGCGCGGCGCCTGTTCGAGAACGGCATCATGGTCAAGGACGGTTCGGCCATGGAGCGCCTGGCGACGATTGATACAGCGGTGTTCGACAAGACCGGAACGCTCACGCTCGGCCAGCCCCGGCTGGTCAATGCAGGCTCGATTGATCCGGGCATGCTGGCAATCGCAGGAGACATGGCCGCGCATTCCCGGCATCCGTTTTCAAAGGCCATAGCCGGTTTTGCTGCCCCTAGCGGGCAGCGCAAATTCGATGCCGTCACCGAACATCCGGGGTTCGGAATCGAAGCCACTGTCGCCGGAAGTATCTGGCGGCTGGGTCGACGCGGATGGGCTGGATGGAAGGCCCGGACCGGCGGCGAAGGCAAACATGGCTATGGCGGAACGGTGCTGACAAGAGACGGGTTCATTGTCGCCACCTTCGATTTTGAGGACGCTCCGCGCGCCGACGCCAAGGCGGCGATCGGGCAATTGAGCGATGCCGGGGTGTCGGTGCAAATGCTGTCGGGCGATACCGCGGGCGCCTGCGGCGAAGTTGCAGAAATGCTGGGTGTCGACGACTTCGTTCCGTGCCTGCTGCCGTCCGGCAAGGTCGAATGCATCGAGACCCAGGCGAAAGACGGACACAAGGTTCTGATGGTCGGCGACGGCCTCAACGACACGCCCGCACTGAGCGCGGCGCATGTCTCGATCGCACCTGCCACCGCCGCCGACATCGGCCGCAATGCGGCCGACTTCGTATTCCTGCGCGAAAGCCTTCTGGCAGTGCCTCTCGCGCTGGACGTCTCGCGCAAGGCGGGACACCTGATCCGCCAGAACATCGCGATTGCGATCGTCTACAATGCCGTCGCCGTGCCGATCGCCATCCTGGGTCACGTCACGCCTCTTATCGCAGCGATTGCCATGTCCGCTTCTTCGCTGCTTGTGATCGGAAATGCGCTGCGTCTGCAGAGCTCCATACCAAGTTCGCCAGCGAAAAATGTGCGGCGCGACAGCCGTTCCGACATCACCAGATTGGCTCGATTCTCGTGACGACCCTTGCCTACCTCATACCTGTGGCCCTCTTCCTTGGTGCGCTTGGCCTGGGGGGCTTCCTGTGGGCTTTGAAGAGTGGCCAGTACGAAGATCTCGACGGCGCCGCCGAGCGGATCCTTATCGATCGGGAAGACAAGCTCGGCCGTCAGCCAAGTGCTGGTGAAATAACCGAACCACGACCTTCTCGACCTTGACTATCGCGCGCAAGATCGATGCATCCGAGGCTCTTGCCTCCCAAGACTGAATTCCGCCAATTTGCGCCAGCGCAAAGAAACGCTGCGTCAGGTCAGCTAGGTTCTGCTCATCCGCAACGGTTGAGGGATAGGAGACTGACATGATCACGCGACGTGAAGCTCTGTTCGGGGCAGCGATTGGCGCTGCCGCCGTGGCAGCACTGCCTGCATTTTCGGCACCTGTGGCAAAGGCGGACATTCGAGGGCTCGCCCGCGAAAAGATCAAGCTCGTCGCGCCGCCCTTCGTGCATCCGCACGATCAGGTCGCCAAGGGTGGACCCAAGATCGTCGAGTTCACCATCACGATCGAGGAAAAGCCTCTTGTCATCGACGCCGACGGCACGACGCTCAATGCGATGACCTACAACGGCTCGATCCCGGGCCCGCTGATGGTCGTGCATCAGGACGACTATCTCGAGCTGACGCTCATCAATCCCGACACCAACTCACTCGCCCACAACATCGACTTCCACGCCGCGACGGGCGCTCTGGGCGGCGGCGGTCTCACGCTGATCAATCCCGGGGAACAGGTGACTTTGCGCTTCAAGGCAACGCGGACGGGAACGTTCGTCTATCACTGCGCGCCTGGTGGCGCGATGATCCCTTGGCATGTCGTCTCCGGCATGAGCGGCGCAATCATGGTGCTGCCGCGCGATGGGCTCAGGAACGACAAGGGCGAGCCGGTCAAATACGATAAGATCTTCTACATCGGCGAGAACGACTTCTATATTCCGCGCGACGACAAGGGCAATTTCAAGAGCTACGAATCGGCCGGCGACGGGTACGATGACATCGTCAAGGTCATGCGCGGGCTGATCCCGACGCATGTCGTGTTCAACGGCAAGGTCGGTTCCCTGACCGGCGACAACGCCATGAAGGCGAAAGTCGGCGAGACCGTGTTGATCGTCCATTCGCAGGCCAACCGCGATACCCGGCCGCATCTGATCGGCGGGCACGGCGATTATGTCTGGGAACAGGGCAAATTCGCCAACCCGCCGGCCAAGGACCTGGAAACCTGGTTCATCCGCGGCGGCTCGGCGGGCTCGGCGCTCTACACATTCCTGCAGCCGGGTGTCTACGCCTACGTCAATCACAATCTGATTGAGGCTGTGGAACTCGGAGCGACCGCTCACTTCATGGTCGAAGGCGAGTGGGATGACGACCTGATGACGCAGGTCGAGGCGCCCAAACCCATAGCCATCAACTGACGGCACTCCAAAATGCCCGGACGGCGTCGCTGTCCGGGCATGGACAAAAGCCATGTCTCTTTTCATCCTGAAGGTCCTGCCGGTCACCCTGGCCGCCGCTGCTGTTCCTGTAGGGCTCTCGCTACAGGCGGCCTTCGGAGATCGACAACCCCACCCCATCGCCACGACGGTTATCTTGCTTTCCGGTTCGATCATCTATCCGACTCCGGGCGAGTTCCTGAAAGAGGGACGCCCGCAAGGCAATCCCCGCCTCGAGCGGCAACTCGACAGACCTCTCGAAATCATGGCCTACCAGGTCGGCGCAGCCGACTATGCGGACTGCGTGTCGGCTAGCGCCTGTCACCCGACACAGGAGACGCGCGCGATCCCGAGCAATGCTCCTGTCACCGGAGTGAGCTATCTCGATGCGAATGCCTACGCCCGGTGGTATTCGCATGTGACCGGCGGCCAATGGCGGCTGCCATCCGACGAAGAGTGGGCCTTTGCCGCCGCGGAGCGGTTCGCAGGCGAATTCGAGGGTGTCGAAAACGATGCCAGCAACCCCGCCAGACGTTGGCTCACCAGCTACAAGGCCGAGGTGGACCTCAATCGCAAACCGGACCCGATGCCCAAGAGCCGCGGCTCGTTTGGTTTCAATTCCCTGGGCCTCGCCGACTTTTCCGGCAACGTCTGGGAGTGGACTTCGACCTGCTATGTGCGCACCACGTTGGCTGCGGATGGAAGCGGTGTTGCGAGCTCGGTCGACAATTGCGGCGTCCACGTGCTTGAAGGGCTTCACAGAGCCTACATGTCGAACTTCGTCAGTGACGGGAAAAGCGGAGGCTGTGCGGTTGGCACGCCTCCCGACAATCTGGGATTCAGATTGGTCCGGGACCATTCGGGATGGGCAAGCCGGATTCTTGGCTGGCTTGGCATCGTCTGAAAGCAGGAATAGCGGGCCACGTCTTCTCGACCGTCGCGAGCCCGCCCGTCGCCCTTCCCTCGCCTCACCGTACCTTTGGTGTCGTCAACGCAGTTCCGTGGATCAGGAGGAAGCCGGCGAATGCCGCCACCCATGCGGCGCCGGCCATATCGATCACCGCGCCTGAGGGGACGAAAGCGGCCAGGATTCTCAATGATCCCGCGAGCAGGACGGCCACGAAGATGAACGAGGCGCCGTTCCCAGCCTTGAGTTCTCGTCCGGTGTGCCCGAGCGTTGCGCGGGTCATCACGGCGAGCGTCATGGCGCCGACCGCACCCGTTCCGAGCGCGTGGAGCCCTGCAGCGGCCGGCACGGCGGCAGGAAAGAAGATCGAAGCCGATATAAGGGCGAGGCCGACCGGCACGAAGGCATATGCAAGATGGAGGATGAGCACGAGCGGATCCCGCAATGTGCGCTCGCCAGCCCAGCGCGACAGACGCCACGCCTGACAGATTGCAGCGATGGCCATAAGCATTCCCGAGGCGCGATTGTCGGGGGCGAACGTCCATGCTCCCAGCGCGATAGCTGAGATGACTATCGATACGATGTCAAAACGGCCGAACGGCGCAGGCAGCCTGCCCGGGTTTTCGCGAACGAGCCAGTTGCGCGTGAAGCTCGGAATGATGCGCCCACCGATCAGCGAGATGAGCACGATCGCCGCAGCCATACCGAGCCTGCGACTGATGTCCGATATGCCTTGGCTGTGCGCCTCGATATGGAACGCGCCGTTGGCGCACGCCAGAACGGCAAGCGGCAGCAGCACCTTGAGGTTGCGCCAGTTGCGTCCCGCGACGATTTCGCGTGCCGCCGCCGCAGCGACCGCCAGCAGAAAAGAGCCATCGACTACAGCGGCTGTTTGCCAACCGATATCCGCCGAGAAGAAGACAGCGGCGCGGCCGGCAAGCCACAGGACAACCAGCGCCAGCAGCGGCAGGCCTTGCACGGGCAGCCGGCCGGTCCAGTTCGGGATGGCGGTCAGCAGGAACCCGGTAACGATCGCCGGCAGGTAGCCGAACAGCATCTCGTGAATGTGCCAGTCGACGGCAACGAACGCACTGTGGGCATCGAGTTCGCCGGCATAGATCGGCAGCCAAAGCAGAATGGAGAGCGCGGCATACAGCGACCCGAGGAAGAAGAAGGGCCTGAATCCGTAAGAAAGAAATGCAGGCCCTGTGTAGGCCCGCAGGCGTGGAATCCCCATGATTTGCGTCTCCAAATGAACAGGGCCGGATGAACCGCCGCCCTCGGTCCGTCCGGCCCATGCCCACCCCATTTATGGCAGGCAGGCTGTATGCTGGTCAGTTGGCCGGAACCTGGGTGAACAGGTCGGCGAACACCGTCTTGGCCTTCCCGGGGTGTTTGACCGCCTTGGCGGCATCGAGGTTGGCCGGTTTGCCGACAACGATCAGCGCCACCATCCCCATGCCGTAGTGGGGCGCGCATTTGACACCGTAGACGCCCTCCTTCGTCAGCGTGACGGTTATTTCCTCACTGGGCTTTCCCTTGAAAGGCTCGGCGCCGTCCGGAAGCATGCCCTTGATCGACTCGGCATCATGCGTCTTGTCGGTCGGCACGAACTTGACGGTGTCTCCGGGGGCTGCCTTGACGAAGGCCGGCTGGAAAACCATGGCGCCCTTTTCGCCCTTGTTGAGCATTTGCACCACATGCTCTTCCGCGCTTGCGCCGCCGGCGAGCGCGAGGATGGAGATTGCGGCGGCGAGGATGGAGAGTTTCATCGGTTTGTCCTTTGTTTCGTCTTCGCGGCATTTGGCCGTTCCATGCCATTTAGCCTGATAAGCCCCAGCAGAATTTGCGCTGGCGCAAACTCGGGGTAGAAAGGTCTCCCGCATGACTGATGCGGAACTACAGGGCTGTGAGGGATCCGCTTGGCTGCGCTGGACCGATCGCTGATATCGCGGCTGCCGCTCTTCCAGGGGCTGACACCTGACGAGCAGAGCGAGATCCTGCAAAATGCGCGGTCGTCTCGCTATGCCAAGGAGGCAGCAGTCTTCGAGCAGGAGGCCGGGGCTCACTCCTTCTTCGTGCTGATCGCCGGGCACATACGCGTCGTCCGCACCACGCCGGATGGGCAGCAGGTCATCGCCCGATACATCAGCGAAGGCGAGATCTTTGGCGTCGCCGCAGCCCTTGGCCGGGCGACCTACCCCGCCAGCGCAGTCGCGGCGGTGGACTGCGTGGTGTTGGCGTGGCCCAACGCCCTGTGGCCGGAGTTGGCGAGACGCTTCCCCGTGTTTGGGGCGGCTACCTACAGGACGGTTGGAAGCAGGCTGCAGGAGACGCAGACGCGGGTGGTGGAGATGTCCACCGAGCAGGTGGAGCAGCGGGTTGCGCATGCACTGCTGCGACTGGCGAACCAGACCGGCCGAAAGACCGACGGCGGCATCGAAATCGACTTCCCGATTTCCAGGCAGGACATCGCCGAGATGACAGGGACGACGCTTCACACCGTCAGCCGGCTGCTCAGCAAGTGGGAAGAGAAGGGGATCATCGTCAGCGGGCGCCAGAAAGTCACAATCAAGGATGCGCATCGCCTAGTGGTTCTGGCTGAGAACCGGGACAAGGGCTGACCGTCACCGTTCTCCTCGAACAACCGATTCCAAGTCCAAAAGAAAGTCGGCCTCATCGATCCGATGTTCCCGGCATGCTTCGGCCACGGTATGGAATGTGCCGATCGGACAGCCGACGCAGAGCATCTTGTATCTCAGCACCACTGCCACCGTTGCCGGCCACTTTCTCATGATTTCGTCAACGACAGTGTCCGGACTGATCGAACTGCGCTGCTTCACGATGAAGTCTCCGCGATTTGCGAGGCCTCTTCATAAATCCCGCTTTGGTCGCCTTCGTTGCGCTTTCGCAATCTGAAAATGATTCAGATCAAGACACGGCGCGCGCGATCTCGATAAGCAAAGGGATAAAGTATCTGAGGAGGTTGGCATGCAGGCCAAAGCCATAATGACCACACCGGTCGTCGCAATAGATCCGTCTGCGTCGATCGCCGAAGCGGCCGGATTGATGCTCTCCAGCAAGATCAGCGGGCTTCCCGTCATTCGCAGCGACGGCGCGCTGGTGGGCATTATCAGCGAGGGTGATTTCCTGCGCCGCGGAGAGTTGGGCACTCAGCGCAAGCGCCCACGCTGGCTGGAGTTTCTTGTCAGCCCGGGAAGAGTTGCCGAAGAATATGTCCTCGCCAACGGACGGCGGGTCGAGGAGGTGATGACCGACAGCGTCGTCACGGCACCCCCCAATGCATCGCTTGCCGAGGTCGTCGAGTTGATGACGCATCACCGCATCAAACGTGTCCCGGTCGTCGACGGTGGTAAAGTTGTCGGCATGATTGCCCGCTCCGATCTTCTTCGTGCGCTGCTCCGCACGCAGCCGGCCTCAACCTCGACAGCCATTGACGACGAACAGATACGCCAGAGCATCGTCGCGGAGCTTGCAGCGCAGAAATGGGCTGGCGAGGACCTGATCAATGTCACTGTCGACAAAGGGATCGTAAAACTGAGCGGCGCCATCTTCGACGAACGCGAGCGCCAGGCGGCCATCGTCGCGGCGGAAAATGTCGCCGGCGTCAAAGGCGTTGAGGACAATCTATTTTGCGCCGAGCCGTTGTCCGTCATCCTGGTCTCGTAGCCAAGGGGTACCGCCAGCATTTTACCGAGGCGAACTGTGTGCTTAGCCGCTCGACGTTCTAACGCTGGCCGGCCGCATGCTGCAGCCGTGCGATCAGGTCGCGGTTGCGGCAATAATCTGGCGGAGCATCGGCTTGCTCGTGTTGATCGAGCCAAGTCGAGCATTCGTCCTGATGGCCGCAGGATCGGCAGCGGTTGACCGCCCGATCGGTGACGGCTGCGTGGTCCGCCACCACTTTCAACTGCCTGTCGACACCAAGCTTGCGCATCATGCGACCCATCAACGCGGCCCTGGCGTCGACTGAAATCAGATAATCGAGAAAGCTCATCTTGGTCACTCCTGCCTTTTGAGACTCATAGCAATGCAGACGGCCAACGACTTGATCTCGGTCAACAGACGGAGCCGTTGCCAGGCCAAGGCGGCGAAGGGGGTAGATTGAAGTTCCTGAACCCACCGCCGCGCACGCGGCTGCTGGGACGTCGACCCATCAATACGACATGAAGCGGTTGATGCCGCTTTCCTCAATCAGCGAGCGCGTGACCCCGCCGAACGCCCATTCCCGCAGACGGCTGTGCCCATAGGCACCCGAGACGATCAGGTCGGCATGGATCGACCGCGCAAATGTCAGCAACTGATCGCCGTCAGCCTCGCCGGCAATCAGTTCGGTTCGTGCCATGATGCCGTGATGTTCCAGAAAAACCGCGACATCGGCGAGACTGTCGCGGATGCTCTCGTCGCGGTCCGTATCGATTGTGGCAACGACGCGATGAATTGCATTCGCCAGCTCACGAGGCCTTGATGCACGTCAAGGAACCCGCCAATTGCATCCGCAGGCGAAAACGTCGGCCTCGATCCGTTTTGCGTGTATGGAGAGAAGTGATAGTTAGCCTCTCTTGTAGGCGTATCGAATCCAGGGATCTCGGGTGAGCCAAGACGAAGCGCCTATTTTGTCGGCCGGCGGGATGACGCTTAAGACAGTCTTGTCGCAAATGTTCGAACAGGCTCCGAGCTTCATGGCTCTCATGAGTGAGCCAAATCATGTCTTCGAACTGACCAATACTGCCTACCAACGGCTGATCGGCCACAGGCAAGTGATTGGAAAGTCGGTGCGCGACGCCCTTCCCGAACTCGAAGGCCAAGGCTTCTACGAACTACTGGACCAGGTCTATGAAACGGGTGAACCGTACAGGGGACGGGCCGTGAAAGTCGCGCTTCGCAAGGGTGACGAACCTGCCGAAGAGCGCATTCTCGATTTCGTCTATCAGCCCATCAAGGCCGATGACGGCCGCATCACGGCTATCTTTGTCGAAGGCACCGACGTGAGCGAGCTTTCCTTCGCAAACGCCGCTCTTCAATTGCGCGAAGATCATTTGCGATCGATCCTGGCGACTGTGCCTGACGCAATGGTCGTCATCGACGAACAAGGCCGGATCCAATCCTTCAGCACCGCTGCCGAAACGCTTTTTGGCTATCAGTCAGGCGAAGTCATCGGCAAGAACGTCAACATGTTGATGCCGTCACCCTATCGTGGCGAGCATGATGCCTACCTTCATCGCTACCTGACGACGGGAGAACGGCGGATCATCGGGCTTGGTCGCACCGTCACCGGGATGCGCAAGGATGGCTCGACCTTTCCGATGGAGCTTTCCGTCGGCGAGATGAATCCGGGAACCGGGCGCTTCTTTACCGGCTTCTGCCGCGACCTGACCGAGCGCCACAGGGCGGAAGCGCGAATCCAGGAACAGCAGCTGGAATTGCTCCACATGGCGCGATTCACCGCGCTCGGCGAAATGGCTTCAACGCTCGCGCATGAGATCAACCAGCCGCTCACCGCCATCACGAACTACCTGAAGGGCAGCCGGCGGCTGCTCGAGAAGAGCTCTGATGAGCACGCGCCGATGCTGCGTGAGGCCGTCGAAAAGGCCGCCGAGCAGGCATTGCGCGCCGGAGATGTCATCCGGCACCTCAGGGATTTCGTCGCGAGAGGCGAGAGCGAGCGTCAGGTCGAGCATCTGCCGGTGCTGATCGACGAAGCCTCCTCACTTGCTTTGGTCGGTGCACGGGAAATCGATATGCGCGTCAGCTACAAGCTTGATCCCGCCGCCGAACTGGTCCTGACCGACCGCATCCAGATCCAGCAGGTTCTGCTGAATCTGATGCGCAATGCGGTGGAGGCCATGCAAGGTGTGCCGCGCCGCGAATTGCATGTCATGACCGTCGCCCGGAATGACGGGATGGCCGAGGTAAGCGTGATCGATACGGGCACAGGGATTGCGCCGGAAGTCTCGGCCCAGCTTTTCCAGCCCTTTGTCACCACCAAGAAGCAGGGTATGGGTGTCGGTCTTTCCATTTGCCGTACCATCGTCGAGTCGCATGGCGGCCACATCTGGGCAGAAGCCGTTCCCGGTGGAGGCACAGCTTTCCGCTTCACCTTGCGCATTGTTGAAAGGGAAGAGGTTGCCAATGGCCGGTAACGATGTCGTGCATGTGGTGGACGACGATGTGGACGTCCGCAAATCGCTTGGCTTTCTTCTAGGAACGGCCGACTTCGCCGTGCGCCTGCACGAATCGGCCACAGCATTTCTGTCCACGGCGACAGGCCAGCTCGACGGCTGTATCGTGACCGACGTGCGCATGCCCGGCATTGACGGCATCGAGTTCCTGCGCCAACTCAGAATGCGCTCGCATACGCTCCCGGTGATCGTCATGACGGGGCACGCGGATGTGGCGCTGGCCGTTCAGGCGATGAAGGAAGGCGCTTCCGATTTCATTGAAAAACCGTTCGACGACCAGGTTTTGATCGATGCGATCCGCTCGGCGTTGGACAACCGCAATCAGGCAGGTGCAACGCATCCGCAATCCGCTGAAATCCACGGGCGCCTGGCCACACTTTCGGAGCGGGAGCGGCAGGTTCTGGATGGGCTTGTCTCGGGTCTGCCGAACAAGACGATCGCCTATGATCTGGGTATCAGTCCGCGCACCGTCGAGATTCATCGTGCCAATGTCATGAGCAAGATGGCCGCGGGCAGCCTGTCGCATCTCGTGCGTATGGCGTTGATTGTGGAATCCA is part of the Mesorhizobium loti genome and encodes:
- a CDS encoding response regulator transcription factor FixJ encodes the protein MAGNDVVHVVDDDVDVRKSLGFLLGTADFAVRLHESATAFLSTATGQLDGCIVTDVRMPGIDGIEFLRQLRMRSHTLPVIVMTGHADVALAVQAMKEGASDFIEKPFDDQVLIDAIRSALDNRNQAGATHPQSAEIHGRLATLSERERQVLDGLVSGLPNKTIAYDLGISPRTVEIHRANVMSKMAAGSLSHLVRMALIVESKP